The Nicotiana tomentosiformis chromosome 2, ASM39032v3, whole genome shotgun sequence genome includes the window agatgaatttactaacTATTACAGGCCATTAATTTAGTGAATATTACAGCCCCAAAAGTATTAAAAGCAACAAAGATTGTAATAGTTAAGTACATTCATCCACATAAAAATGAATAACCCCCACCCCAGACTTACAACCGTgtgttgtccccaatgcacacaaatAAAGTAGAATAGGGTGAGAAGAAAATCCCTTAAGTCATTGTGGAGGGCTCCTCCATGgtctgtggaggagcatcatAAGTAGTGATCTGGAAAGCCAGGACGGAAGTAGTGGCGACAACTGAGTGAGTACTCGAAGCATCCACGGCATCTATCATGTCCCCTTTCTGGCATAGCAATAGCATCCTCACGAATAGGGGGCTCGGTCACAGTCCTATCATCACAAGGTGGAGCTGAGTCTGTAGCATGCGACATGGTGGTCTCAGTGGGTATGGTGGATGGAGACCTCGGGACTATAGGAGGAGCAGAAGTGGATGGTCCAGTAGCGGATGGTGCAAGCAACTGTGAAATATCTATATTTGTACGCTTGACCAAAGCATAGAGAAGTAGTGATACATCCCTCATCATCGTAGCCTGCTCAGTCTGGACTCGGCTTAGATCTGCATGAGTCTAAATCAACTCACCTTTAGTGGCACTCAACTTCGTACGAGTCGCGATCAACTCAGCCCTGTTATCTCGTATATCAGCTCCCATTTGCTCAAACAACTGTTGAATAGTAAACTTAGAAGCCCTCCCCTTGTTCGGCTCCTCTACAGCAGTAACGTCATATGGTGCTAGAGCTTTAGCTTCGATGtcatcattctccttgtcccatagaaCTCCTATCTATGTCAAGTAAGCAGATAAGGTATTTTCATAGAACAACCTCCATGTGTAGTTCATCCTGGTGCGCTGAATTTGGCCATacatgatggctcctaagttgagcgGGATCCCCTCTAATAGCGCATACAACAATACTGCTCGGTATCGAGGGACATGAGTTTTGTGTTGGCACGGCATCAGGCGATTGCATATAAAATTCAGCACCACACGTACTAATACGCTCATGAACTCTTTAGCCAGAGAATGGTACTCTACACTTCCATGCTTCCAATTTGCATctttcctggtagggcataggacggACTGAACATGTGAGTAATCAGGCTCATTACATATAGATTCATACATGTCCGTTGGTGTGTGGGGAACTCCTAAGAACTCGTTTAGAGCCTCAGCTGATACATTGATTGTCATGACCCAacatcggggagcgcgaccggcgctcaaccgagataccctggccgagcaagcttgtacaatgccttctacccaactcacccatgaataaagaaaatatacatttcattaattaaaccTTGAGTGGATTCCATGAACAATGCcaattccattaccattagtcATTTCATTTTATAgcctcaaaatacatacacaatcatagttaaagtgcaacaagtgattcaaatacaacaagtctagtttgactttcccaacacccatatacaacccatattatgtctatggagcctctaacataaacaaaagagtactatgatagtgccggcaacaaggccccggcatacctcaaaacactatgtacaTGGAACAAGAAATACaggaccccggaatgaagtggggctcactaagttggctgaggagagggtgtgcggctatcattgatcaataccacctgctatggaactacctgcatccattaaagatatagcgcccccgacaaaagggacagtattacatgtcgaatagtactagtacgaaGAAGAAACACTTATGCAAGGaattggaaatacaacatgaatgtgatgaatcatggtaacaacaAAAGGCTTAGTTAGCTGTTAAATCCATAGCAAATTTATTAatagctttcaataacatttataaattcataagtcggggatcctctacaactacctttacacaaagcggccccgccgcctcaccccaatgtatgcgggtggaggtgcaatcacaacaCCAGAaattctacacaaagcggctttgtcgcctcaccccaatatatgtgggtagaggtgtattcacaatgccacaaactctatacaaagcggccccgccgcctcacccttatgtatgtgggtagaggtgtatgcacaataccacaactctacacaaagtgatcctgccgcctcaccctaatatatacgggtggaagtGTGTTCACAATGCCACATTTCGGATTCCCGAAacaataatagtttgtacaaaagaattcccttttaaatcaaccatttggggcctttggccttagcaagtatAAGTTCACAAAgtctcatcatatgagaaataagtgtgtAATCACATTAATTTTATACGAGATCTTCTTCcaaaaaggggtataacataattaagcaaaaatagagaatcattaacacacgagggttctaacacgttatgccaatcgGGAATCAATTTTACCAGTTTCACCCCACATTATAGAAGTTTACAAGGATTCAGAAATTctgatactagaagaagagtttagccttcatacctcgctttgagctttccttaatttactacaatgttccggaaatccCAGCAACTTCAATCCATTTTGACACATAACAAAActaaacacaaattaggaagacattcatggttttagcttatttgagcattttatcaaacactagatgtgcaaatttgattacaaggttctaccacaagatttccttcactccacaacccaatctttacccatttaagctcaacaatcttcccacaaaccttattggcaCATGCATGTATAAAACATACTCTcccacccaagaatcacactcgcCCTTTACCCATCTTCTACCTAAATTAGAAATTGGAGAATTGGGGGAAGAATTCTTACCTTTTAGAAACCCTAGCAAGTTCCTCTTGATGAAATTCCAAGGCTTGATCCAAGTTGAGTAGTGAATCCTTAGTCCTCCCgtccctctctctagaatagctctctcATCTCTCTAAAATGTCAGGTAATCCCCCAAAAATGAACGCTTAGGAAagataaatgaaatgggggtcgggttataaaattgaaaaaatgaagccctgacacagatctgtggtcgcatatgtgaccgcataatgcttctacgGTCCGCAAAATGCACCGCACAATGGCCCTCCGAAACTGGGAAATTCTGCCCCACTCTGTGACCAGTCTACGGTCCACAgacctattatgcggtcgcataatgcgccgcagaacctccctctgaAAAATTTCATGCTGGATCTGGGATGGGTTATGCAGCCCGCAAAaagattatgcgaccgcataatggaatGCATAATGTCCAAACATTTGCCCAGATTTTTTGCCTCAGTCTGTgccagatctgcggtccgcagatctgttctgcgatcgcagaaatgccctgcacttccaaaacttctcttcaactccccaatgcactgcTCAACCCAAAATGTTCGAACACAaaagtctacttcggcaccacgaaaccccgggttttcggtaaacttttacggggccttacatcctcccccacttaggatcattcgtcctcaaatgaggtTCAAAATTCATCATTAGCACCCAATGTAACTCAGCTGCTATAACACACACCAGCAGTTttaatttttgactaactccccaaattttcaaaattttcgccagagtttcccctgtaactgggcctatccacctgttagagaatcCCAAAACCATTCCTAATAACATAACCATAACACAATGATATAAAACAACAGGGAAACAACACCGTCCACAAGGCCATTAAACATTACATTACCAAGGATGAGCAACCTCAACATAAGTCGTACAGGGGAAACATAGTTTATAGAAAGTCAGCTTTCAACATCATGGACACAATTAcatatctattcaaataaattaggatacttcttcttcatctcctcCTCAGCTTCCCGggtggcctcttcgacttgttggcttcgccataacactttcacggaggcaatttctttgtttATCACCTTtcaaacttgcctatcaagaatgataactggaatttcttcatacgtCAGTTCTTCATTAAACTCAATTGCCTCAACCAGAACAATAAGCAACGGATCTCCAATCACCTTCTTCAActtggatacatgaaacaccgggtgcactaaagtcatctctggaggtagttctagcctataagccacctggctaatcctctgaatgattatgtatggtccgacatacctcggactcaattttcctttcttaccaaaccgcattacacccttcatagtggaaaccttcaaaaatacccaatcatcttctttgaactccaaatgcGTATGACGCACATCCTCATAggacttttgatgactctgagcagttttcaatcATTCTATAATGATCTTAAACTTCTCCATATCCTGATGCACGAGGTACGGCCCTATCAATTCTGCTTTCCCGATCTCAAACCACCCAACGGGAGATCTATAtcttctaccatataatgcctcgaaCGGTACCATCTGGATACTGgcatgataattgttgttgtaggaaaattctatgagcggtaaatgatcatcccagctacctttgaagtcaagaacacaagcgcgcaacatatcctcaaacgtctgaatagtccgctctgccttcCCGTCAGTCTGtaggtgaaaggctgtactaagattcacctgagtacccaaacctttctAAAACTTCTTCCAAAAATTATCCGTGAACTGAacccctcgatctgagataatagaaactggagttccatgcaacctgactatttcctttatatacaactgagcatactgttctgcCATGtcagtagccttaacaggtaagaagggAGCTAATTTTGTGAGTTGAgacacaatcacccaaatcgaatcgaacttgcgaggagtgcgaggtagtcctaccacaaagtccatattgatcatttacCATGTCCACgacggaatttctatgttttgtgccaacccactcGGCCTTTTGTATTCGgctttcacttgctgacaatttggacatcttgccacaaagtccgctacattcatATTCATATCactccaccagtagacttccttaagatcatggtacatctttgtagaacccgggtgcacggaacacttagaagtgtgagcctcggtcatgattctttcccatagaccatccacatttagaacacatagtcgcccttggtaccttagggtaccatcatccatgccaagagaaaaggccatagtcttatgtttatgaatcccctccttcataTGTACCAACAATGGATTATTGTATTACTTTTCCTTGAcctccacaacaagtgatgattcagccctattttgcacaatcactcctccttTACTAGAatctgcaagacgaactcccaaactagccaaccgatgcacttccttggctaatggcaTTTAATATTCCTCCAAGTGAGCTAAACTACCCATAAATTTCCGGcaaagagcatctgccacaacattggccttccccggatgatataggatatcgatgtcataatccttgagtaactcaagccatcttcgctgccttagattcaattccttctgtttgaaaatatattgaagactcttatggtccgtgaacaTATCCACATGTaccctatacaaataatgacgccaaatcttcaatgcaaagacCACCGCTGCAAgatctaagtcatgtgttggatagttcttttcatgattcttgagttgcctagaatcATAGACTATCACCTtgtcatgttgcattaatacacacccaagtctgattcttgaagcatcacaatatatcacaaaccTATTTGTACCCTCCGGTGCCATAGTTAATTTTGATTTCAACTCCCGGAAacttctttcacaagcatctgaccattagaacttaaccgccttctgcgtcaatttagtcaacgaagAGGCAAGAgttgagaacccctccacaaacttcctgtaataccccaCTAGgactaagaaactgcgaatctctattggggtagtaggcctaggccaattcttcacgtctgcaatcttctgaggatcaactttaattccttctctagagacgacATACCCCACAAATGTAACGTATTCaatccaaaattcacattttgaaaacttcgcatacaacttgtgttgatatagagtctgtagaactgccctgagatgaccGGCGTGGTCCTTTCTACTTCGCGAATATACAAGgttatcgtcaataaacactattacGAAtaagtcaagaaaaggcttgaagactcgattcataagaacCGTGAAAGCTGCCAGGGCATTTGTTagtccaaaagacattaccagaaattcaaagtaccTATACCGGGTCTTGAAAGTTGttctcggaatatcctgctccctgatcttcaattggtgatacacGAATCTTAcatcgatcttggagaagtacttagcaccctgcaatttaTCAAAcgagtcatctatccttggtagtggatatttattcttgattgtaacttgttgagctgccgatggtcaatacacatccttaatgacccatctttctttcttagaAAGAGGACTGGTtcgccccaaggagacacactcggccgaatgaaacccttctctaacaaatctttcaattgttcctttagctctttcaattctgctggtgccattctgtagggcagaatagatataggttgcgtgtctggcatcacatcaattccaaaatcaatctccctatctggtaggatcctagggagctcatccggaaagacctccggaaattcattcacaatcgGCAcgaactcaagtgtaggtgcctcaacatcggtgtccataacccaaaccaaatggtagatacaccccttgttaatcatcttcgtggccttaaggtaagaaataaacctacccttcagcaccacatcatcccccttccattcaatcaccGAATCATCTGGAAATTCCAACCTAACGGAtctggttcgacaatcaagcttagagaaacatgaataaagccaatccatctccattattacatcaaaataaaccatccccaattcaacgAGATCGGCCAGGGTGTTCTGACCACGcactgtgacaacacaatccctataaacctgtgCGGCCAATAATAAACttgccaaccggagtagatacagagaacggctcatgaagttgtttcggttttatcccaaattccatagcaacatagggaaTGACATAGGACAACGTGGAATCGGGAtaaataagagcatacacatcatgatattgaaaagtcaatatacATACAACATTTGAAGAAGCCTCTGAATCCCGACACCTCCGTATAGTATAAAATAtgttgggtcctcctgaactctatGCGCTACCCCTAGctacaccacgccctgcgggtgttggggtgcctcgagctggaggaggtatTGTGAATGTAATAGTTGCAAAGTTAGCTAGTTGCGTTGTACCTATGCCCATGATCTGGCGGGATGAGtagcaatccctctgaatgtggcCCCTCACACCACACCCTTAGTAaataggtaggtccatgaagcagaccccaaagtgcatcctcccacacttagggcatagGGGCCTTCGTTGCTGCTGGAATCTTCCTCCAGACCGACCCTGCTAGTGGGGTCccttgttgccctgactgggcccgAATGGTTGTGCACTCATTGAAGACTGAGCGAATGACTGAGATGGCCCTAATGAACCTCCCCTAaatgctgacctaccaccaccagaAAAACTACCCAAGTTGCCCGCGGTCCGGGGCTTGCTGCTACCCTCACGCTCATTTGTATTTTTCAGTTTACgatcctctgtagcttgagcaaacgcCATCATCTTCCCATAGTTCTTATCAGAATTCAAAGCAGTCGTAGCGGCATCATTAATAACCAATGGGCTAATGCCCTGCACAAACCGATGCAATCTAGCCTTCATAGCGGGCAACATGCGAATAACATGCATAGACAGGCGCgcgaactccatatggtactcccacacattcatgctACCTTTATTCATGCTCTCAAACTTAGCGGaatgggctgccttagtctcagtAGACAAGAAATGATCCATAGAGGCATTggtaaactcactccacctcgttgGAGAGCTTCCCTCCTCACGAcactcctcccacatctcaaaccaagaataagccacccctttcaggtggtaggaggccaactccactcccggGTTTTCGGTAAACTGTTATGGGACCTTACATTGATATACACCCCTCATACTCTCACAATGCTGCCCCGCAAATGACGCCAATTGGCATAAAGCTCTCTGACAATAGTAAGGTTAGCCTTGTCGTGGCCCTTCACGATAGGTCTCTATTGTTGCACCTCTCGGATTGATTTCAAAGGTCCGGGTAATTTTTCTTCAGTGCTCCAATGTTGATTGGCTTTTCTAGAATGTATTTCTTAGAATCCAGGATTTTCTCATAAGCCCGGAATGCTTTTTCGCTAACAAAATTCTTTTCCAAAGCAGCTCGGTCAACTGGTTCACCATCATCTTCGTTGCTCGTGTAGACATTTGTGAGCTCATAGTCCGAATCAGACTCAAACTCAGATTTTGAGGTAGCCTTCTACTTTCCTTTATCTTTTGGATCAACCTGCTTTGTGgatttcctcttcttcttgatTCGTCTCATCAAGTAATTGCCTGATCGGTTGTGCCTTTTCTTTCTTAGTCCACTTTCTTTTGTTATGTGGGTTTGGAGCACCTGTTGcctttccggtaggctttttgtgTGGTTGCTTGTCATTATCTCTTTCTTGTTGCTTAGACGTTTTGCTTGTTGCCGCCATTGTGACACCTATGTTCCTACAGAATAAGTAGTGTAACAGTTAGTTCTCAGGACATTAAAGCTTCATGTACACAACATCTTTGCAAACAAGTTTCAATTCCAATCACGCTCACAACTATATCATTGAGTATTTCATTTCAAAACATTCTTTACAACTTCACTGATTCTTTACAAGCTTAAGAATTTAAGCATCAAACAAGAAATTCATGTAATATAATTGTGTATTAATCCTCTTGAGAACTGTATTTAGATAACCTCTTCATCACATAGCAAGTGCAGCTACTTGATTGTATGTAATTCAGCCCGAAAATTGGTTACTCGGTAGCCTACTACCATTAGATGACTCAAAACTAGAGTTGAACGAGTGGCGGGCATCCGTAGCTCCAATAATGCTGATCAAGAAGTCTAAAATCCCTCAAACAACCCCACACATATTCATGAGCAAGTAGTgatgctcggttactcagacttcgtCGGCGCCTAAATTCACTTCACAGGCAATTCGTCGAACAAGTGGAGTGCAACAGTTTTGCCTAGTGTCTTCTAACAGTTGGGCAATTCAAATACCCTCCCAAAATTAATGAGATGAAGGGAATTTTAGTTTATTATCTCTAAATGTAGTGGTGGTGCGAGGGAGGGGAGCTGCGGTTAGGGTGGTTTTTATGCGGAGATGGAAAGGCAAGAATGGGAGAGATGGGTGTTTAAAGTGTTTAAACAAAACACTTACCTGTGCGCGTCGAAAGGGACACGACGTGTCTGCCTTTGCTCCCAAAATTTTGAGGGGAGGCGACCTTGGTCACGATGGCCACATTCCACTATCTCGCGGAGTTGGTATTAAATTTTTGGATGCTAAGGGGGTACGACGCATCCACCCTGTTTTCCCATACCCGGAacttttctttatatatatatgaaaaacaaagagaaaagttAGTAAACTATGAAACCAAAATAAAATGTTTGGTTTACCTCCCAAGAagtgcttgatttaacgtcgcggcacgacgacACCAATCCTCAAGCATCTTTCAAATCAACTGAGGACTTGTGACTATCCACGTCACCACCCCAATAACGTTTGACTCTTTACCCATTGACCAAGAATGTCCTTTTGGAATTTGACGCTCTTAACTCTATAGCCTTGTATGGTGTCA containing:
- the LOC138905780 gene encoding uncharacterized protein codes for the protein MWEECREEGSSPTRWSEFTNASMDHFLSTETKAAHSAKFESMNKGSMNVWEYHMEFARLSMHVIRMLPAMKARLHRFVQGISPLVINDAATTALNSDKNYGKMMAFAQATEDRKLKNTNEREGSSKPRTAGNLGSFSGGGRSAFRGGSLGPSQSFAQSSMSAQPFGPSQGNKGPH